The following proteins are co-located in the Lasioglossum baleicum unplaced genomic scaffold, iyLasBale1 scaffold1922, whole genome shotgun sequence genome:
- the LOC143221117 gene encoding LOW QUALITY PROTEIN: uncharacterized protein LOC143221117 (The sequence of the model RefSeq protein was modified relative to this genomic sequence to represent the inferred CDS: inserted 1 base in 1 codon) has protein sequence MSFTLKPRESERSSPLGESVRPVQPLGRRNACIKAKPSALKATVQFVCRMGHTGHTAILLIILVAIALDDSTAETRSSSSEKEYQVARPQRHFRQAREHRATEGRTSGAPASKDRGSRSTGLLENPHGSYRPEADQQAEAGHPEEIVLENDRVEGKGASNSGKIYLAKHRAAAGVPQKGQILGHHIREDVHKFITVIKKVAAPYPVEKTIRYPVVKNILYPVKXPVPQPYAVEKKIPYPVKIIVKVPLKIPKPIPVVKEVLYPVHVPVDRPVPVKVYIPKPYPIEKKVHYEVKVPVPKPFPIERKIPVPVKVPVRVSQPYPVEKVVRYPIKIEVEQPVPVPIPKPYPVPVAKPVPYPVDNPVPVPVKVQVPRLVPVPVDKPVPVKVKIPIPAPYPVEKEVPYAVEKPVPVPVRVPVDRPIPIHVAKPVAYPVAKPVPYPIKIPVAVQRKRSQSLEIIITDGNDEWKRKSCYRIIFFTRALVEEAKFGETNRMV, from the exons ATGAGTTTCACTCTCAAGCCTCGCGAAAGCGAACGCTCTTCCCCTCTCGGTGAATCCGTCCGGCCTGTGCAGCCTCTTGGCCGGAGAAACGCGTGTATAAAAGCTA AACCCTCAGCCCTGAAGGCGACAGTACAGTTTGTCTGTAGGATGGGACACACG GGACACACAGCGATTCTGCTGATAATCCTCGTGGCAATAGCATTAGACGATTCGACAGCTGAGACGCGGAGTTCGAGTTCCGAGAAGGAATATCAAGTCGCGAGACCGCAGAGGCACTTTAGGCAGGCGCGAGAGCACCGTGCCACCGAGGGAAGGACGAGTGGTGCGCCGGCCAGCAAGGATAGGGGTTCAAGGTCGACAGGATTGCTGGAAAACCCTC ATGGCTCCTACAGGCCTGAAGCGGACCAGCAGGCGGAGGCAGGACACCCGGAGGAGATTGTTCTCGAGAATGACCGCGTCGAAGGAAAGGGAGCTTCGAACAGCGGCAAGATTTACCTAGCGAAACACAGAGCGGCCGCCGGTGTGCCTCAGAAGGGCCAAATTCTAGGTCATCATATCCGCGAGGACGTGCACAAGTTCATAACAGTGATAAAGAAGGTAGCGGCACCCTACCCGGTGGAGAAGACGATAAGATACCCCGTTGTGAAGAACATCCTGTACCCAGTCA GTCCTGTACCTCAGCCCTACGCGGTGGAAAAGAAGATACCGTACCCTGTGAAGATAATCGTCAAAGTCCCGCTTAAAATACCCAAACCGATCCCAGTGGTCAAGGAAGTACTCTACCCGGTTCACGTACCGGTCGATCGTCCGGTACCCGTAAAGGTTTATATACCGAAACCGTACCCGATCGAAAAGAAGGTCCACTACGAGGTGAAGGTGCCGGTGCCGAAACCGTTTCCCATCGAGAGGAAGATACCGGTGCCGGTAAAAGTGCCCGTACGCGTGTCTCAGCCATACCCGGTCGAAAAGGTAGTTCGCTACCCCATCAAGATAGAGGTGGAGCAACCGGTACCGGTGCCGATACCAAAGCCGTACCCTGTGCCGGTCGCCAAACCGGTTCCCTACCCCGTCGATAACCCGGTACCGGTACCGGTAAAAGTACAGGTACCACGATTGGTGCCTGTTCCGGTCGATAAGCCGGTTCCTGTCAAAGTTAAGATCCCGATACCGGCGCCCTACCCCGTCGAAAAGGAAGTGCCCTACGCCGTGGAGAAACCAGTGCCTGTACCGGTTCGAGTGCCGGTTGATCGGCCAATACCGATACACGTGGCGAAACCCGTAGCCTATCCCGTTGCCAAGCCAGTCCCATATCCTATCAAAATACCCGTTGCGGTACAGCGCAAGAGGAGTCAGTCTCTGGAAATTATTATCACGGATGGAAACGATGAGTGGAAGAGGAAGAGCTGTTATCGGATTATCTTTTTTACTAGAGCGCTTGTCGAAGAAGCGAAATTTGGAGAAACGAATCGAATGGTTTGA